A single window of Streptomyces aquilus DNA harbors:
- a CDS encoding MFS transporter, giving the protein MSEAAHGGATGLAGPVAPPRPPVGRITVLLLAAACGLCVANLYYLQPILPELAASLHRTPGSLTSSVSATQFGYALGLFALVPLGDAVDRRRLLTALVATAAAVLAVIPCADGGLLVGLFFLLGLVSVAAMVIVPQAAGMAPPERRGQVVGTVMTGVILGALLCRTFAGVVAELVDWRAVFWGASALMLGVGVMLRRILPPQPAGTPLTVRGYAVLIGSLFSLLRARPVIVERCLYGALGFAAFTVLWTAVPLRLIQGPYHYGSAAIGAMGLLGAGGALGANLAGRFADRGRQRTVSAAAFALITVSFAVVSVLSSSLLMLGTAILLIDFAVQAAHISNQTTVFAQVGDEMRSRVTTVYMTCYFLGGAAGSALTGPLWAHGGWRDTALLGSAAGACALLLLLGRAAVRRTATSRKAMAAIDD; this is encoded by the coding sequence GTGAGCGAGGCGGCGCACGGCGGCGCGACGGGCCTGGCAGGGCCCGTCGCGCCGCCGCGGCCGCCGGTCGGCCGGATCACCGTGCTGCTGCTCGCGGCCGCGTGCGGTCTGTGCGTGGCCAACCTCTACTACCTCCAGCCGATCCTGCCCGAGCTCGCGGCCTCGCTGCACCGCACGCCCGGCTCGCTCACCTCGTCCGTGTCGGCCACTCAGTTCGGTTACGCCCTCGGCCTGTTCGCGTTGGTACCGCTGGGCGACGCCGTCGACCGCAGACGGCTGCTCACCGCTCTGGTGGCCACGGCGGCCGCGGTGCTCGCGGTGATTCCCTGCGCCGACGGCGGGCTCCTCGTGGGCCTGTTCTTCCTGCTCGGCCTGGTGAGCGTCGCCGCCATGGTGATCGTTCCGCAGGCCGCGGGCATGGCACCGCCGGAGCGGCGCGGGCAGGTGGTGGGCACCGTGATGACCGGTGTCATCCTCGGCGCGCTGCTGTGCCGGACCTTCGCCGGCGTGGTGGCCGAACTCGTGGACTGGCGGGCCGTGTTCTGGGGGGCGTCGGCCCTGATGCTCGGGGTGGGCGTGATGCTGCGCCGCATCCTGCCCCCGCAGCCCGCCGGGACACCGCTGACCGTGCGCGGGTACGCGGTGCTCATCGGCTCGCTGTTCTCCCTGCTCCGGGCACGGCCGGTGATCGTGGAGCGCTGCCTGTACGGCGCCCTGGGATTCGCCGCCTTCACCGTGCTGTGGACCGCCGTGCCGCTCCGCCTGATCCAGGGGCCCTATCACTACGGCTCGGCCGCGATCGGCGCGATGGGGCTGCTCGGTGCGGGGGGCGCCCTCGGCGCCAACCTGGCGGGCCGGTTCGCCGACCGGGGGCGTCAGCGGACCGTCAGTGCCGCCGCGTTCGCGCTCATCACGGTGTCGTTCGCCGTGGTGTCGGTGCTGTCGTCCTCGCTGCTCATGCTCGGCACGGCGATCCTCCTGATCGACTTCGCGGTCCAGGCCGCGCACATCTCCAACCAGACGACGGTCTTCGCCCAGGTCGGCGACGAGATGCGCAGCCGCGTCACGACCGTCTACATGACCTGCTACTTCCTCGGCGGGGCAGCGGGCTCCGCGCTGACGGGTCCCCTCTGGGCGCACGGCGGTTGGCGGGACACCGCCCTGCTCGGCAGTGCCGCGGGCGCCTGCGCCCTGCTCCTGCTCCTCGGCCGCGCGGCGGTGCGCCGCACGGCGACCTCACGAAAGGCGATGGCGGCCATCGATGACTGA
- a CDS encoding FAD-binding oxidoreductase, giving the protein MAVPVIPDQGISAITPADPRYLSLTTRSRNTRFTGRPDRVHVPRTAEEVRRAVAAAVRDGARLAVRGGGHGLEGLVDDPAVRTLIDLSELDDITYDEGRAAFGVGAGALLGSVYRSLYLNWGVALPGGTCPSVGLGGYVQGGGFGALCRQHGLIVDHLEAVEVVVADSAGEARTVVASRSPSDPYHDLWWAHTGAGGGNFGVVTRYWFRSPQADSDAPRDVLPRPPKTVLFASAEWPWESLSERDFATLVRNHGDWHSTEDVTDPTYESLYSALYLNQRAVGRITLSAQLDASDPGARGRLEEYVAAVGSGVGAPCRITYTQMPWLRATQRDVENRGELTRSKSKGAYLRRPYAAAETELLFRYLSAPDYDGHTTVVLFSYGRKVNTVDPAATAVAQRDSVLKSYLGTYWTDPADDERHIRRLRELYRDLYAETGGVPVSDARTDGSYINYPDVDLADPRWNTSGVPWNTLYFKGNYPRLQRVKAVWDPRNVFRHALSVRASD; this is encoded by the coding sequence GTGGCTGTACCCGTAATCCCGGACCAGGGCATCTCGGCGATCACCCCCGCCGACCCCCGCTACCTGTCCCTCACCACGCGCTCACGCAACACGCGCTTCACCGGCCGGCCGGACCGGGTCCATGTGCCGCGTACCGCCGAAGAGGTGCGCCGGGCCGTGGCCGCCGCCGTCCGCGACGGGGCGCGGCTCGCGGTGCGCGGCGGCGGCCACGGTCTGGAGGGCCTGGTGGACGATCCGGCGGTGCGCACCCTCATCGACCTGTCCGAGCTCGACGACATCACGTACGACGAGGGCCGGGCGGCCTTCGGTGTCGGCGCGGGCGCGCTGCTCGGCTCCGTCTACCGCTCCCTGTACCTGAACTGGGGTGTGGCCCTGCCCGGTGGCACCTGCCCCTCGGTCGGACTCGGCGGTTATGTCCAGGGCGGAGGCTTCGGCGCGCTGTGCCGACAGCACGGGCTGATCGTCGACCACTTGGAGGCGGTGGAGGTCGTCGTCGCCGACAGCGCGGGGGAGGCCCGCACGGTGGTCGCCTCCCGGTCGCCCTCCGACCCGTACCACGATCTGTGGTGGGCGCACACCGGCGCCGGCGGCGGCAACTTCGGTGTGGTCACCCGCTATTGGTTCCGCTCCCCGCAGGCGGACTCGGACGCCCCGCGGGATGTGCTGCCCCGGCCTCCGAAGACGGTCCTGTTCGCTTCGGCGGAGTGGCCCTGGGAGTCGCTGAGCGAGCGGGACTTCGCCACGCTCGTCCGCAACCACGGCGACTGGCACAGCACGGAGGACGTCACGGACCCCACGTACGAGAGTCTGTACAGCGCGCTGTACCTCAACCAGCGTGCGGTCGGCCGGATCACCCTCAGCGCGCAGCTGGACGCCTCGGATCCCGGCGCCCGCGGCCGGCTGGAGGAGTACGTCGCCGCCGTGGGCAGCGGCGTAGGGGCCCCGTGCCGGATCACCTACACGCAGATGCCCTGGCTGCGGGCTACGCAGCGGGACGTGGAGAACAGGGGAGAGCTGACCCGCTCCAAGAGCAAGGGTGCCTATCTGCGCAGGCCGTACGCGGCCGCCGAGACGGAGCTGCTCTTCCGGTATCTCTCCGCCCCGGACTACGACGGTCATACCACGGTGGTGCTGTTCTCCTACGGCCGGAAGGTCAACACCGTGGACCCCGCGGCCACCGCGGTCGCGCAGCGGGATTCGGTCCTCAAGAGCTATCTGGGCACCTATTGGACCGATCCCGCCGACGACGAGCGGCACATCCGCAGACTCCGGGAGCTCTACCGGGACTTGTACGCGGAGACAGGCGGAGTACCCGTCTCCGACGCACGCACCGACGGCTCGTACATCAACTATCCGGACGTGGATCTGGCCGATCCGCGCTGGAACACCTCAGGCGTTCCCTGGAACACGCTGTACTTCAAAGGGAATTACCCCCGACTCCAGCGGGTCAAGGCCGTCTGGGATCCGCGGAATGTCTTCCGGCACGCTCTGTCGGTACGGGCGTCCGACTGA
- a CDS encoding GntP family permease, which yields MTTHTWWLLLILTIAITALIYLINSRLRIHPFVALIVVAVGTGLAAGEPAAKLVESLEDGAGGTLGDVGVTLALGAMLGRLLSDSGATDALAHALIDRSSARRLPWLVTAAAFVIGIPMFFEVGLIVLLPLIFSVARRLEAQGGTKGSPYVLLGVPAIAALSTLHGMLPPHPGPLTAMTGLHADLGLTMVVGLVCAVPTVILAGPVYARWIAPRLAEVRPDEALVAQFTGASRAVREKSPVSVTAGAPNASSVDTDVTSGSRIPTGLAVTAVLVPVGLMLLRTLAETVLDETSTVGSALTFLGEPVMAMLAGLLFALGVTALGTDRTGEEVRASLTDSLKSIAAILLIIGGGGAFKQVLQDSGIGDAIAAAAKGAHLNVIVLGWLIALLLSLTTGSATVGIVSATGIIAPMVSGGGLEASLLVVAIGAGSLGLNYVNHAGFWLVKESFGMDLTQATKTQTVVQTLVSVLGLGMALLLSVFA from the coding sequence ATGACCACGCACACCTGGTGGTTGCTGCTCATCCTCACCATCGCGATCACCGCCCTGATCTACCTCATCAACTCCCGCCTGCGCATCCATCCGTTCGTCGCGCTCATCGTCGTCGCCGTCGGCACCGGCCTCGCCGCCGGAGAGCCCGCCGCGAAACTGGTGGAGTCCCTCGAGGACGGTGCCGGCGGCACCCTCGGGGACGTGGGCGTCACCCTGGCCCTGGGCGCCATGCTCGGACGCCTGCTGTCCGACTCGGGCGCCACCGACGCCCTCGCCCACGCCCTGATCGACCGCTCGAGCGCCCGCAGGCTGCCCTGGCTGGTCACGGCCGCGGCGTTCGTGATCGGCATCCCGATGTTCTTCGAGGTGGGCCTGATCGTGCTGCTGCCGCTGATCTTCAGCGTGGCGCGCCGGCTGGAGGCCCAGGGCGGCACGAAGGGCTCCCCGTACGTCCTGCTCGGCGTACCGGCCATCGCCGCGCTGTCCACCCTGCACGGCATGCTGCCGCCGCACCCGGGGCCGCTCACCGCCATGACCGGTCTCCATGCCGACCTGGGTCTCACCATGGTCGTCGGCTTGGTCTGCGCCGTCCCCACCGTGATCCTGGCCGGCCCGGTCTACGCCCGGTGGATCGCGCCGCGCCTTGCCGAGGTCCGCCCGGACGAGGCTCTGGTCGCGCAGTTCACGGGTGCGTCGCGGGCCGTCCGGGAGAAGTCGCCCGTCAGCGTGACGGCCGGCGCTCCGAACGCGTCATCGGTGGATACGGACGTCACGTCCGGTTCCCGGATACCGACCGGGTTGGCCGTCACCGCGGTGCTCGTCCCCGTCGGCCTCATGCTGCTGCGTACCCTCGCCGAAACGGTGCTGGACGAGACGAGCACGGTGGGTTCCGCGCTGACGTTCCTGGGCGAGCCCGTCATGGCGATGCTCGCCGGGCTGCTCTTCGCCCTCGGCGTGACCGCTCTTGGCACGGACCGTACCGGCGAGGAGGTCCGCGCCTCCCTGACGGACAGCCTGAAGTCCATCGCCGCCATCCTGCTCATCATCGGCGGCGGCGGTGCGTTCAAGCAGGTTCTCCAGGACTCCGGCATCGGCGACGCGATCGCCGCCGCCGCCAAGGGGGCGCATCTGAACGTCATCGTGCTGGGCTGGCTGATCGCCCTCCTGCTGTCGCTGACCACCGGTTCCGCCACCGTCGGCATCGTCTCCGCCACCGGCATCATCGCCCCCATGGTCAGCGGAGGCGGCCTGGAGGCATCGCTGCTCGTGGTGGCCATCGGAGCGGGCTCCCTCGGGCTGAACTACGTGAACCACGCCGGCTTCTGGCTGGTCAAGGAATCCTTCGGCATGGATCTCACGCAGGCCACGAAGACACAGACCGTGGTGCAGACGCTGGTGAGCGTGCTCGGCCTCGGAATGGCGCTCCTCCTGTCCGTGTTCGCCTGA
- a CDS encoding Bug family tripartite tricarboxylate transporter substrate binding protein, whose amino-acid sequence MRGRSHALRGALLALSLFLVTGCQMLPDGEPADPGLRIMVPNTPGGGYDTTARTVARVLQETGVDSGVQVFNLPGAGGTVGLQRVVNERGNGRLVLQMGLGVIGASHVAHTKASISETTPLARLVEEAGAVVVRRDAPYRSIDDLIAAWKGNPARLKVGGGSSLGGPDHLLAVELAKAVGIGPHRVGYVAYDGGGGDLLPALLDGEVDFATTGFGEFLDQIDASQLRVLAVTSPRPIDALPGVPTLKASGIDLVFSNWRGVVAPPGIRDADRKRWIDALTAMHRSRQWKAELRRHGWTDAFTTGDAFAAYLSEQDTSVARLVRDLGLD is encoded by the coding sequence ATGAGAGGTCGCTCGCACGCCCTCCGCGGCGCCCTCCTCGCGCTGTCACTGTTTCTCGTCACCGGGTGCCAGATGCTGCCCGACGGGGAACCGGCCGACCCGGGGCTGCGGATCATGGTTCCGAACACCCCCGGTGGCGGCTACGACACCACCGCCCGGACCGTGGCCCGCGTGCTGCAGGAGACCGGCGTGGACTCCGGCGTGCAGGTCTTCAACCTGCCGGGAGCAGGCGGCACGGTCGGCCTCCAGCGCGTCGTGAACGAGCGGGGCAACGGCAGGCTCGTCCTGCAGATGGGCCTGGGAGTGATCGGCGCGTCGCACGTGGCCCACACGAAGGCGTCCATCAGTGAAACCACTCCACTGGCCCGGCTGGTCGAGGAGGCGGGCGCGGTGGTCGTGCGCCGTGACGCGCCCTACCGGTCGATCGACGATCTGATCGCCGCCTGGAAAGGGAACCCCGCGCGCTTGAAGGTCGGGGGCGGATCCTCACTCGGCGGACCGGACCACCTGCTGGCCGTGGAGCTGGCCAAGGCCGTCGGTATCGGCCCGCACCGGGTCGGCTACGTCGCCTACGACGGCGGTGGCGGCGACCTGCTGCCCGCTCTCCTCGACGGCGAGGTCGACTTCGCCACCACCGGCTTCGGCGAGTTCCTCGACCAGATCGACGCCAGTCAGCTCAGGGTCCTCGCGGTGACCAGCCCCCGACCGATCGACGCACTGCCCGGAGTACCGACCCTCAAGGCGTCCGGCATCGACCTGGTCTTCAGCAACTGGCGGGGAGTCGTGGCGCCACCCGGCATCCGAGACGCCGACCGGAAGCGCTGGATCGACGCGCTGACAGCGATGCACCGGTCCCGGCAATGGAAAGCCGAACTCCGCCGCCATGGCTGGACCGACGCGTTCACCACCGGCGACGCCTTCGCCGCGTACCTGTCCGAACAGGACACCTCAGTGGCCCGTCTCGTCAGGGATCTCGGACTGGACTGA